AGAAAGTGTCTTTTGCACTTAAAGTCTGGTGTCTGCACATAAAGTCAAGAGGTTAGGCGATTAGAATTGGTAAAATATTACTAATAAGTGTAAAAGGTCTGGTGTTAACTGGCTAAAAAAGGATAACAGTTAACCAAATCATAAGTTTGACGCCAGTTAAAATAAATAATAGGTTCTCAAATATGTATGTTGAGATATATGGTTCAGCATTTAAAACCGATTATCCCTGAAGGTACTAAAATATTGATTTTAGGTTCTTATCCCCATCCTAATGGTGAATCTTTAAAGTTAGGGCACTATTATGCGGATATTGATCATAATGACTTTTGGAGTCTAATCGGTACAATATATGACGATGAAGAAATCATTAGAATTTTAAGGTCTCTTTTAGAAAAGCCTAAAACAAAAAGAAGCCCTGATGAGTTTGGTATTTTAGAGGCTCAACTTGTCAAACATAAATTAGGGGTTGCTGATGTTTGCTTTGATTCAGAATGTTTAAAGGTTAATAAGGAAATTGTTGAAAAATTAAAAATGGATAGTTTAAACTTGGTTTGCTTTAATGGACGAGAAGCTGAGGATTATTTTAGAAAATTTAAATTAAAATTTAAGAATACAGAGCGCCTACCGAATTCCAGTATGGCATTTCCATTAGGGTTTAAATGTAAATATATATGTTGGAGTACCCTATTACAAAAATCTAATGTTAACCATGATAAGGTTGTGTAAGGCAAATCTTATATTGGAACCGGTTATTATTGGATATCATGGGTGAGTTGGAGAGGAAAAACAAAGAGTTGGTAGAGGAAGTCGAAAAACTCAAGCGGGAAATCAAGTCGCTTAAGTCTCGAAGAAAATATGGTGTAGTTTGGGAAGAGGAGAAAGAGCCGGAAAAAATTGTTTTAGAATGCAAAGAAAAACTCCCCATACTTGATGACATTAAAGAAAAAGAAATTATCAATGATACAGATCAACCTATTAATATTCTGATAGAAGGAGACAACTATCATGCCCTTTCTGTATTAAATTATACTCATCGGGGCATTGTTGATATCATCTATATCGACCCGCCTTTTAACGTAGGCAAAAAAACTTGGAAATATAATAATAACTATGTAGATAAAGAAGACAACTATAAGCATAGTAAATGGTTAAACTTCATAAAAAACAGGCTTGTTTTAGCCAAAAATTTATTGAAAGACGATGGTTGTTTAATCTGCGCGATTGATGAGAACGAATTAAACACATTAGGACTACTTCTTGAACAAATATTCCCGACCTTTTCGATTGAATGTATCGTCGTTGTTCACAACCCAAGAGGTATACAGGGCGATAATTTTGCCTATTGCCATGAATATGCATATTTCGTCCATCCCAAAGGAAAATACATCGGTAGAAAAACGAGGGAAGTGGAAGATCAAGAATATGAACCGCTAAAAAAATGGGGCGGATCGTCAGATAGAAGCCCAGGTGGCAATGTATTTTATCCTATTTTCTTTAAAGATGGGCAGATAGTCAAAATAGGTACTACACCTCCGGACGATTTTCACCCAGATAAACCTGTTACAATTTTAGAGGATGGAACAATCGAGATATGGCCTATTGATGAGAACGGTGAAGGGAAATGGCGATATGCAAACGAGTCCTTACCTGATAAGGTTGATTCGATTAGACTCGCAAAAGTTGGCGGTGTATTCCAGGTCCAATTATTAAAAAGCGAAGATAGACTAAAAACTGTGTGGACTGATACAAAATACGATGCTAATGCTTATGGGACACAATTACTCAAACAGATACTTGGTCCTGACGCAGATTTCCCTTATCCAAAATCCCTGTATACAGTAAAGGATTGTATTGAAATTGTATGTGAGGATAAACCCAATGCAATAATATTAGATTATTTTGCAGGTTCGGGTACAACTGGCCATGCAGTCATGGAACTTAATAAAACAGATGGCGGTAAAAGGACCTTCATTCTATGTACTAATAACGAAGGTAATATTTGCGAGGATACCTGTTATCCAAGAATAAGAAATGTTATTAATGGATACGAATATGTTGGCGAGAAAAAAGATATTGTTTTTGAAGAGAAGCTGACATATAGAGTTATAAAAAATTGTAAAAAGCTTATGGAAGAAGTTAATTCTAGCGTATCCAAACTTGATAATGATTATGATTCGTACAAATATAAAGTTGAAGTTAATAAAACAAATGATAGCAAACTCAGAGTTTATGGTGTAAAAAATGTTCAAAGTAGGGTTGATGGTCTTGGTGGTAACTTAAAATATTATAGAACGAAGCTAATTGATATTGATAATATCTCAAACGTCTCCGATGATCAAAAAATTACTCTTACACATGAAGCGGGAGAGATGATTGCGTTAAGGGAAAACACATTTGATGAAGTGGAGAAAAACGAATGGTGGCAGATATTTAAGGATAATAATCGGTATACGGCGATTTATTTTAAAGAAGACAAGTCAAAATTACTTGAATTGGTCAAACTATTATCTGGTTATGGCAAGCCAGTCGCATTGTATGTTTTCAGCTGGGGTAAAAACGAGTATAAAAACGAATTCCTTGACTATCCCAATATTCGTGTTGAGGATATTCCAGAACCAATTATTGAGGTATATAAAGAAATAAATCGGTTGGTGTGAGTAAGATGTCCGTCTTCCATTTAAAACCATTCCAAGAAAATGCGATTTCCGATTTGAGAGCACAATTTTTGAACTTATGGAAAACGGGAAATAGAAGACTACCTTTAATTTTTAAATCGCCAACAGGTAGCGGAAAAACCGTAATGATAGCTGAGCTATTAAAAACTTTAAGTAATGATCCACAGTTTAACGTTGACAATGCTTACTTGTGGTTTAGTTTCAGTGAAGACTCGTATCTTCAAAGCAAAAAGAAATTGGCAGATTATTATGGTGGCGCAAACGAATTAGACCTGTTAGACCTTAACGATTTTAGTCGTGAAAAACTAGAAAATAACAACATCTTTTTTATTAACTGGCAAAAAATTAAAACATCGACCAAAGAGGGTAGAAAACTACGTACCCCATCAGAGTATACCTCGGGAGATTATGGGGTATTTGACGAATTTATTAAAAAAACTCAAAGCGATAACAGAGAACTAGTTTTAATAATTGATGAGGCCCATCGTGATTCAGATACGGAACTTGCAGAAGATCTTGTTAATCTAATCGACCCTAGAATAATTTTAAAAATCACTGCAACACCTAAGACAATACCTTCAGCGTCGGATGTTAATCATAAAAGAGCTGGGTTTGTAGAGGTAGACCGGGAGGATGTGGTTGAAGCCGGGTTGATTAAAGAAAAAATTGTTACGCAAACAAGAGAAGACCTTGAAAGGTTGGCAAAAAAAGAGTATGACCAAGATAAAATTCTGTTAGAATTAGCATATAATAAGAGGCTGGAGTTACAAAAAGCCTATGCTAACCTTTCGAAAAATATCAATCCTTTAGTAATTATACAATTACCTAATGATGATCAAGCAAGAGCCGAGACGCTTGGCAAATTTAAGATTGATATTGTTCGTGAGTTTTTAAAGGAGAAGAAAGTACCGGATAACAATTTAGCTATCTGGCTATCGGAAGAAAAAGAGAATCTGGAAGAAATTGAGCGGAATAGCTCACCAATATCTTTCTTGATATTCAAACAAGCTGCGGCTACTGGTTGGGATTGCCCAAGAGCTTCAATCCTGGTAATGTTCAGAGAGATAAAAACTCCAATATTCCATACGCAAACGGTTGGCAGAATCCTTAGAATGCCAGAAGCGATCCACTATCAAAAACCGGAACTAAATATTGGTTACCTCTATACCAATTATGAGCGAAACCAAATACAATTACCAGAAACAGGTAAGAACAATAAGCCATTCATCTATGAGAGCAAAATAGAATCAAAAGTAGAACCCATTTTTCTCGAATCTACCTTTATGGGTCGAATAGACTATAATGACCTTGGGGATACTTTCCAATCCGCGTTTAATGAAGTCGCAAACTCCTATTTTGGAATATCTGAAAAAGATACTGTAGATACAAAAAAGCAAAAAGTGGTTGCAAAGGGCCTTTTAATCAATGACATACGGGTTGTGAATAAATTAATTGTGGACGCCGAGATAGAAGATTATGATAATTTTATTGAGGAAATTAAAGAGCATGGCTCTGATCTAACAGAACAAAGTTCAAGGCACGATATAGAACGATTATATAATTTATTATGCTTCAACCTAATCGCACACCAAGAAGAAGAAAATAAAAAATTTGCACCTGAAAGATCATGGGGTAAACTAAAAACAGCCTTGAACCTATGGCTAAGCAAAATAATAGAACAAAGAAGTACCTACTATACAATAACAGTAGCAGACCTACTAAGACCAGATAGCATTCTAACAAAAGTCATCTCCAAGTCCCTTGAAACATATAGACCAATAAGACAAAAAGAAGTAAAATCAAAGGAATCAAAAGTCAATAGAAAGGTTACTTTAGAGATCCCAAGGCCTACACTTTATTATACTGATGATTATGAAATAATTAAAGACTTAAAAAAGTGTGCGGTTGACCCATTTTATCTTCTCAAAGAGTATGCTGGAAAAGCTAACGAAATTGACTTTATAAAATATCTAGAATCTAAAGATATCAGTTGGTGGTATAAAAATGGCAATAGTGGGAGCGAATACTTTTCAATCCCATATCATGATGAAAGTGATGGCAAGGATAAGCTGTTCTATCCTGATTGGATAGTAAAAGCAAAAGATAAAATAATCATATTAGACACAAAATCAGGTTTTACAGTCACAGATCCAACTACAAAATACAAGGCCGAAGCTCTCCAGATATGGATTAAACAACAGAACGAGAAAAAGGACATATATTCTGGCGGGATTATAACCAAAGTATCTAATATTTGGAAAATTAATTCCAATGAGAATTATAGCACAGATACCAGCACTTGGAAAGACTTGGGTGAATATTTGTAAATCTTATAATCATTTTATTTATACATAAAGCCAGCCATTAAAGATTAGACGTTTAATAATTTTTAGTTTGGTAGTTTAATTTTAATACCGGTTACTAATATCTATTCTATTGTTCCCTGTATTAGTCATGGATCAGAATGTCCTTGACAACCTAACCTGTAACGTGATAACCCTTGATTTAGCTGTAGAAAAGTTAACAGTGATACCATTAGGAGATTATAACCAAGATGATTTGCTCAAGCTACTTGAAATCAACAGATTGATTGAACAGGCATTAGACAAATTAGACAATATTGTTGTGAATGGCAATTGTTAGACGATTAGCGATATGATTATTTATCATGGTATCGTATGATGCTCCATGCAAGTTGCAACCGCTAACCCGTCTAATATTTGTTGAGCTATTTGTTGTTTAGGCGCACTCGGTATTCTTGCATTATCAGTTTTAATTATCGTTATTATTGGACTCATAATTCTACTTTACATTGATATACTGTGGCGGATTTTCGAATACATCGGTATCCATTTTAGAAAAAAATAAAGGTCCCTAATATTATTTATCGACAAACAGTCCAGGATAGAAGCGTCCACAATCCCACTCTTTCCATAAATCGAGTTTTAGATCATTGACTATGACCGACCAACAAAAGCCGCTGACCTTAGAATTGTTTCTGTAGAAAGGTCCCCATTTACATTCAGCACAACTACCGAGA
This DNA window, taken from Dehalobacter sp., encodes the following:
- a CDS encoding DEAD/DEAH box helicase family protein, whose product is MSVFHLKPFQENAISDLRAQFLNLWKTGNRRLPLIFKSPTGSGKTVMIAELLKTLSNDPQFNVDNAYLWFSFSEDSYLQSKKKLADYYGGANELDLLDLNDFSREKLENNNIFFINWQKIKTSTKEGRKLRTPSEYTSGDYGVFDEFIKKTQSDNRELVLIIDEAHRDSDTELAEDLVNLIDPRIILKITATPKTIPSASDVNHKRAGFVEVDREDVVEAGLIKEKIVTQTREDLERLAKKEYDQDKILLELAYNKRLELQKAYANLSKNINPLVIIQLPNDDQARAETLGKFKIDIVREFLKEKKVPDNNLAIWLSEEKENLEEIERNSSPISFLIFKQAAATGWDCPRASILVMFREIKTPIFHTQTVGRILRMPEAIHYQKPELNIGYLYTNYERNQIQLPETGKNNKPFIYESKIESKVEPIFLESTFMGRIDYNDLGDTFQSAFNEVANSYFGISEKDTVDTKKQKVVAKGLLINDIRVVNKLIVDAEIEDYDNFIEEIKEHGSDLTEQSSRHDIERLYNLLCFNLIAHQEEENKKFAPERSWGKLKTALNLWLSKIIEQRSTYYTITVADLLRPDSILTKVISKSLETYRPIRQKEVKSKESKVNRKVTLEIPRPTLYYTDDYEIIKDLKKCAVDPFYLLKEYAGKANEIDFIKYLESKDISWWYKNGNSGSEYFSIPYHDESDGKDKLFYPDWIVKAKDKIIILDTKSGFTVTDPTTKYKAEALQIWIKQQNEKKDIYSGGIITKVSNIWKINSNENYSTDTSTWKDLGEYL